From the Raphanus sativus cultivar WK10039 unplaced genomic scaffold, ASM80110v3 Scaffold3244, whole genome shotgun sequence genome, one window contains:
- the LOC108843433 gene encoding lactoylglutathione lyase GLX1-like → LDWPKNDTRRFFHVVYRVGDLDRTIKFYSECFGMKVSRKRDVPKEKYSNAFMGFGPEKSHFAVELTYNYNVSSYDIGDGLGHFTISTQDVYKMVETVRAKGGNVTREPGPVKGCSSIIAFVKDPDGYTFELIQRGPTPEPFCQVTLRVGDLERAIKFYEKALGMRLLRRIERPDHKYTIGMMGYNESVVLGLAYNYGVTEYKKGNAYAQIAIGTDDVYKSGEVVRMVNKELGGNITREPGPLPGIGTKIVSFLDPDGWKTVLVDNKDFMKELGVRSQG, encoded by the exons TTAGATTGGCCAAAGAATGATACGCGCCGTTTCTTCCATGTTGTGTACCGTGTTGGTGATCTTGATCGCACAATCAA GTTTTACTCTGAGTGCTTTGGCATGAAGGTGTCGAGGAAAAGAGATGTCCCTAAGGAGAAATATTCAAATGCTTTTATGGGTTTTGGACCTGAAAAATCCCACTTCGCTGTGGAGCTCacataca ATTATAATGTTAGCTCATATGACATTGGAGATGGATTAGGGCATTTCACCATTTCAACTCAAGAT GTTTACAAAATGGTTGAGACCGTCCGTGCCAAGGGTGGAAATGTCACCAGAGAACCTGGTCCGGTCAAAGGTTGTAGCAGCATCATTGCCTTTGTGAAAGACCCTGATGGTTACACTTTTGAGCTCATTCAAAGAGGTCCAACTCCTGAACCATTCTGTCAAGTCACGCTTCGTGTTGGTGACCTTGAACGTGCCATCAAATTCTATGAAAAG GCCCTTGGGATGCGACTCTTGAGAAGGATTGAGAGACCTGACCACAAG TACACCATAGGCATGATGGGATATAATGAGTCGGTAGTTTTGGGCCTTGCCTATAACTATGGCGTGACTGAGTACAAAAAGGGCAATGCATATGCACAG ATTGCAATAGGCACGGATGATGTGTACAAAAGCGGTGAAGTTGTGAGGATGGTCAATAAAGAGCTAGGAGGAAATATCACAAGAGAACCAGGACCTCTTCCTGGAATAGGCACTAAGATTGTCTCATTCCTCGATCCAGATGGCTGGAAAACG GTTCTGGTAGACAACAAAGACTTCATGAAGGAACTAGGGGTGAGATCACAGGGCTAA